A window of the Campylobacteraceae bacterium genome harbors these coding sequences:
- a CDS encoding cache domain-containing protein → MKKNFTARLIILSIFFIIISVFFLTVYNIYVFNEYKEMLIKKETKRYINKQKNIIEGKVKFITSIFEAKSLDLEDGLKEKIKTRINNAVNLSNKIIDEYKNKTTSAELKLMLINIFQNVKYKNKNEYIFITDINTERILVHGNERIIGKKVTGLSQVELNELRSLKDSDGIFHKIRFPKPSGINEKFEKLIYLKKIKHFNWLIGTGIYLDDMQKELKLQNLKILQRLKKDKKHYLFLFELYNQKINDNYGKIILHQGNRSLKGKVLSLNTPSKRKNTYRKEYLSLLDTYGEGFVTYYYPKGTSSTLHKKMSFFFLIKELSWVVGTGFYFDDLQKEIDSITKNINVQIENYIVTAVYIAIFLSFLTSLVFYFTSRKIAATINSYARDIKQSNKDLIKQKNVFKTLYEKSADGIIMLNEGANIIGCNQAVLKILKYKNKDDFLILNVYDVSPLKQKKGEKSFQKWNKYIEICIQKKSTNFEWLFLQKNGKKVWCDITLTQIKLDDETVIHIVLRDISSKKDLESEMQKQQIVLAQQSKKSAMGDMIGNIAHQWRQPLNNVSLLIHYLRDNCLNMNEKEIHKDVENCMIQLNYMSKTIDDFTNFINPNKSKEHFNLQDTFVKVFTIISAQFNDKNINLNENIEKINMYGIENELMQVVINILNNSRDALLSNEIENKMIFIDAYTKNEEIIIKIKDNAGGIDNAIITRIFEPYFTTKKEHEGVGIGLYMVEEIIEKELNGKILVKNVEYEYQNNILKGAEFSIRLTL, encoded by the coding sequence ATGAAAAAAAACTTTACTGCCAGATTAATTATATTATCAATATTTTTTATTATTATTTCTGTGTTTTTTCTTACTGTTTATAATATTTATGTGTTTAATGAGTATAAAGAGATGTTGATTAAAAAAGAAACAAAACGTTATATCAATAAACAAAAAAACATTATAGAAGGTAAAGTCAAGTTTATTACTAGTATTTTTGAGGCAAAATCCTTAGATTTAGAAGATGGGTTAAAAGAAAAAATAAAAACTAGAATTAATAATGCTGTTAACCTAAGCAACAAGATTATTGATGAATACAAAAATAAAACTACATCTGCTGAATTAAAATTAATGTTAATAAATATCTTTCAAAATGTAAAATATAAAAATAAAAATGAATATATCTTTATAACGGATATTAATACTGAAAGAATACTTGTTCATGGCAATGAACGAATCATTGGTAAAAAAGTCACTGGTTTATCCCAAGTAGAATTAAATGAATTAAGAAGTCTAAAAGATTCAGATGGAATATTTCATAAAATACGTTTTCCAAAACCTTCTGGTATTAATGAAAAGTTTGAGAAGTTAATTTATCTTAAAAAAATCAAACACTTTAATTGGTTGATTGGTACAGGTATATATCTTGATGATATGCAAAAAGAATTAAAACTTCAAAATTTAAAAATATTACAACGTTTGAAAAAGGATAAAAAACACTATCTCTTTCTTTTTGAACTGTATAATCAAAAAATAAATGATAATTATGGAAAAATTATTTTACATCAAGGCAATAGAAGTTTAAAAGGCAAAGTACTTTCTTTGAATACCCCTAGTAAAAGAAAGAATACCTACAGAAAAGAGTATTTATCTTTATTAGATACTTATGGAGAGGGTTTTGTAACCTATTATTACCCCAAAGGAACGTCATCAACCTTGCATAAAAAAATGTCTTTTTTCTTTTTGATAAAAGAATTATCTTGGGTGGTAGGTACAGGTTTTTATTTTGATGATTTGCAAAAAGAGATTGATAGTATTACTAAGAATATTAACGTTCAAATAGAAAATTATATCGTTACGGCTGTTTATATTGCCATTTTTTTATCTTTTTTAACGTCTTTGGTTTTTTATTTTACTTCTCGAAAAATAGCAGCTACTATTAATAGTTATGCAAGAGATATAAAACAGAGCAATAAAGATTTAATAAAACAAAAAAATGTTTTTAAAACACTTTATGAAAAATCTGCGGATGGTATTATAATGTTAAATGAGGGAGCTAATATTATTGGCTGTAATCAAGCTGTTTTAAAAATATTAAAGTATAAAAATAAAGATGATTTTTTGATTTTGAATGTATATGATGTTTCTCCTTTGAAACAAAAAAAGGGTGAAAAATCATTTCAAAAATGGAATAAATATATTGAAATATGTATTCAAAAAAAATCAACTAATTTTGAATGGTTATTTCTTCAAAAAAACGGAAAAAAAGTTTGGTGTGATATCACTCTTACCCAGATAAAACTTGATGATGAAACTGTTATCCATATTGTACTAAGAGATATTTCAAGTAAAAAAGATTTAGAATCAGAAATGCAAAAACAGCAAATTGTTCTTGCCCAACAATCTAAAAAATCTGCAATGGGTGATATGATTGGTAATATTGCACATCAATGGAGACAACCTTTAAATAATGTTTCTTTGCTTATACATTATTTAAGAGATAATTGTCTTAATATGAATGAAAAAGAAATTCATAAAGATGTAGAAAACTGTATGATACAACTCAATTATATGTCTAAAACAATTGATGATTTTACAAATTTCATTAACCCAAATAAATCAAAAGAACATTTTAATTTACAAGATACTTTTGTTAAAGTATTTACTATTATTTCTGCTCAATTTAATGATAAAAACATTAATCTTAATGAAAATATTGAAAAAATTAACATGTACGGAATTGAAAATGAACTGATGCAAGTTGTTATTAATATCTTAAATAATTCAAGAGATGCATTACTTTCTAATGAAATCGAAAATAAAATGATATTTATTGATGCATATACAAAAAATGAAGAAATTATTATAAAAATAAAAGACAATGCAGGTGGCATTGACAATGCAATTATTACTAGAATATTTGAACCTTATTTCACAACAAAAAAAGAACATGAAGGCGTAGGAATTGGTTTATATATGGTTGAAGAAATTATAGAGAAAGAATTAAATGGAAAAATTCTGGTAAAAAATGTAGAATATGAATATCAAAATAATATTTTAAAAGGTGCTGAGTTTAGCATTCGTTTAACACTTTAA
- the iolG gene encoding inositol 2-dehydrogenase — protein sequence MYKIGIVGLGRMGQEHLQLISEHVSSAKVKAVCDLEFNQDAKTLIKKYGIRDKYSDYKEMLKDPLLDIIYVCTHIDDLTRISIDCIKANKHTFCEENLSKSVENIKELMSVLENSDSKFIVGLNKRFDNNFNSVRDAVIKGKIGEPQVIKITSRDPDFPSMEYLKNSGGLFFDMTVDDFDMIRYLSKSEIVEVYAMGAVLIDDAIKEYDDIDTATLTLRLANGTLCMIDNSRRATYGYDQRIEVHGSLGMVTTSNELQSKAKIYTGYGVIEEKPQYLILERYKHAYIKETEHFIDCINENKEPLTGCNDSLQALYAAKAAMKSYLENRPVKLSEVK from the coding sequence ATATATAAAATAGGTATAGTTGGGCTTGGACGAATGGGACAAGAACATTTACAGCTTATATCAGAACATGTATCATCTGCAAAAGTCAAAGCAGTATGTGATTTAGAATTTAATCAAGATGCAAAAACACTTATAAAAAAATATGGAATAAGAGATAAATATAGCGATTATAAAGAAATGCTAAAAGATCCCTTACTTGATATCATATATGTATGTACACATATTGATGATTTAACCAGAATATCTATTGATTGTATTAAAGCGAATAAACATACTTTTTGTGAAGAAAATTTATCAAAGAGTGTGGAAAATATAAAAGAATTAATGAGTGTTTTAGAGAACAGTGACTCTAAATTTATTGTGGGATTAAACAAACGTTTTGATAATAATTTTAATTCTGTAAGAGATGCTGTTATAAAAGGAAAAATTGGAGAACCACAAGTTATTAAAATAACGTCAAGAGATCCTGATTTTCCATCTATGGAATATTTAAAAAACTCAGGAGGTCTGTTCTTTGATATGACAGTCGATGACTTTGATATGATTCGTTATTTAAGCAAATCTGAAATTGTTGAAGTTTATGCCATGGGTGCGGTGTTAATTGATGATGCTATCAAAGAATACGATGACATTGATACTGCAACGCTTACCTTACGCTTAGCAAATGGTACCTTATGTATGATTGATAATTCAAGAAGAGCTACCTACGGTTATGATCAAAGAATCGAAGTTCATGGTTCTTTAGGAATGGTAACAACCTCAAACGAATTACAAAGTAAAGCAAAAATATATACAGGATATGGAGTTATTGAAGAAAAACCTCAATACTTAATCTTAGAACGTTATAAACACGCCTATATTAAAGAAACAGAACATTTTATTGATTGTATTAATGAAAACAAAGAACCACTAACAGGTTGTAATGATTCTTTACAGGCTTTGTATGCTGCAAAAGCTGCTATGAAGTCTTATTTAGAGAACAGACCCGTTAAACTTTCAGAAGTAAAATAA
- a CDS encoding cache domain-containing protein, producing the protein MKQNFTARLIVLSIFFIVVSVFLLTVYNIYFLNEYKNILIKEESEVFISKQKKIIETKVRYVANTFKLKALEVEDVLKKRIKLKIDNAVILSNAMIKKYKNTLNKKELNHLIHTMLTNMRYENKNEYIFITDLKTGRVLGHPNKNILGKHVTELFVMKGHSIFNRDGVYEKIYFTKLNAGKKKYEKLLYTREIKELNWIIGTGIYLDELKKEIQEQTIKSFEALKYDNNHYLFLFKLYAKQQGEYYGEVIINQGNASYNGKKLKLNTTNVSTNNYRKSYLKLLEEKNEGFISYSFSKNNSEKENKKMSFFYLVKDWNWVIGSGFYFDDLQKEIDEIRNNINTQIENYIYVGIYISILLSLLTSFAFYLTSRKTKLTIDQYAKDIKMSNAKLKKQKNVFKTLYEKSSDGIVLLDKEGIIIDCNYAILKMMKYQNKTEFIGLSTYDISPSHQLENDSPLVNWNKIITQCSIHKSSNFECLFVKKDHETVWCDITITEIELDDKTVFHSVIRNISRKKSLELETQKQQIVLAQQTKKSALGDMIGNIAHQWRQPLNNVSLIIQYLRDNCINLNEKEIRKDVDACMIQLKYMSKTIDDFTNFINPRKQKETFNLQDTFLKVFTIISAQFDDKKIKIKEKIDFINILAVENELMQVIINILNNAKDALKDSSFERFIFINVYSEDNFVVIEIKDNAGGIDDKIISRIFEPYFTTKKENEGVGIGLYMVEEIIEKEFSGNILVKNVEYEYENKIFRGALFTIRFEI; encoded by the coding sequence ATGAAACAAAATTTCACTGCAAGACTCATCGTTTTATCCATTTTTTTTATTGTAGTATCTGTTTTTTTATTAACTGTTTATAATATATATTTTTTAAATGAATATAAAAATATACTTATCAAAGAAGAGTCAGAAGTCTTTATTAGTAAACAGAAAAAGATTATTGAAACAAAAGTACGTTATGTTGCAAATACTTTTAAGTTGAAAGCCTTAGAAGTTGAAGACGTATTAAAAAAACGCATTAAACTAAAAATTGATAATGCTGTTATTTTAAGTAATGCAATGATAAAAAAATATAAAAATACATTAAATAAAAAAGAGTTGAATCATTTGATTCATACTATGCTTACCAATATGAGATATGAAAATAAAAATGAATATATATTTATAACAGATTTGAAAACAGGACGAGTTCTTGGGCATCCCAATAAAAATATTTTGGGTAAACATGTGACAGAATTGTTTGTTATGAAAGGTCATAGTATTTTTAACAGAGATGGTGTTTATGAAAAAATTTATTTTACGAAATTAAATGCTGGAAAGAAAAAATATGAAAAACTATTGTATACAAGAGAGATAAAAGAACTTAATTGGATTATTGGCACAGGAATTTATTTAGATGAGTTAAAAAAAGAAATTCAAGAACAAACTATCAAATCTTTTGAAGCGTTAAAGTATGATAACAATCATTATTTATTTTTATTTAAATTGTATGCAAAGCAGCAAGGTGAATATTATGGAGAAGTTATTATCAATCAAGGGAATGCTTCATATAATGGCAAAAAGTTAAAACTTAATACTACAAATGTGAGCACGAATAACTATCGAAAAAGTTATTTAAAACTGTTAGAAGAAAAGAATGAGGGTTTTATTTCTTATTCATTTTCAAAAAATAATAGCGAAAAAGAGAACAAAAAAATGTCTTTCTTTTATCTGGTAAAAGATTGGAATTGGGTTATTGGTTCTGGTTTTTATTTTGATGATTTACAAAAAGAAATTGATGAAATCAGGAATAATATAAATACTCAAATAGAAAATTATATTTATGTTGGTATTTACATTTCAATTTTATTGTCTTTATTAACTTCTTTCGCTTTTTATTTAACATCAAGAAAAACAAAATTAACAATTGACCAATATGCAAAAGACATTAAAATGAGTAATGCCAAATTAAAAAAACAAAAAAATGTATTTAAAACATTATACGAAAAATCCTCGGATGGTATTGTATTATTAGACAAAGAGGGCATAATTATTGATTGCAATTATGCTATTTTAAAAATGATGAAGTATCAAAATAAAACAGAGTTTATTGGATTAAGTACCTATGATATTTCCCCCTCCCATCAATTAGAAAATGACAGTCCTTTGGTTAATTGGAATAAAATAATTACACAATGCAGTATTCATAAATCAAGTAATTTTGAATGTTTATTTGTAAAAAAAGATCATGAAACAGTATGGTGTGATATTACCATTACGGAGATAGAATTAGATGATAAAACGGTATTTCATTCCGTAATACGAAATATCTCAAGGAAAAAATCTTTAGAGCTTGAAACGCAAAAACAACAAATTGTATTGGCTCAGCAGACAAAAAAGTCTGCTTTGGGTGATATGATTGGCAATATTGCACATCAATGGAGACAACCTTTAAATAATGTTTCTTTAATTATTCAGTACTTACGAGACAATTGCATAAATTTAAATGAAAAAGAAATACGTAAAGATGTAGATGCCTGTATGATTCAATTAAAATATATGTCTAAAACAATAGATGATTTTACAAATTTTATCAACCCAAGAAAACAAAAAGAAACGTTTAATTTACAAGATACTTTTCTCAAGGTTTTTACTATTATAAGTGCCCAATTTGATGATAAAAAAATAAAAATAAAAGAAAAAATCGATTTTATTAACATTCTTGCTGTTGAAAATGAGCTCATGCAGGTTATTATAAATATTTTAAATAATGCAAAAGATGCACTAAAGGACTCGTCTTTTGAACGCTTTATTTTTATTAATGTTTATAGTGAAGACAACTTCGTTGTAATTGAAATAAAAGACAATGCAGGTGGCATTGATGATAAGATTATATCTAGAATATTTGAGCCTTATTTTACAACAAAAAAAGAAAATGAAGGCGTAGGCATTGGTTTATATATGGTGGAGGAAATTATAGAAAAAGAGTTTAGTGGAAATATTCTGGTAAAAAACGTAGAATACGAATATGAAAATAAGATTTTTAGAGGTGCTTTGTTTACTATTCGTTTTGAGATATAA
- a CDS encoding phytanoyl-CoA dioxygenase family protein, with the protein MLQQQKCSLQDFKRICKQTLKKEDYPLSCLIKKNIVIYDGNKLRKSLSKKKRVFYEIEFSKVFEEGSGIVVIQNFFDNKNIIDKMNTVFNTILKEEKNKEAADHFAKGGQNARIWNAFEKSALKDAKVFLEYYKNPLLSLVAKAWLGSNYQVTSQVNIIYPKGKAQAPHRDYHLGFQENAEVLSYPLHTQIMSRLLTLQGGVAHVDIPIKSGPTKFLPFSQQYKHGYLAWREEKFKSYFEKSYVQLSLKKGDAVFFNPAVFHAGGENRSKNIIRSVNLLQLSSAFSKAMESVDLYKISLNIYKDLRKVYKKGFFDEHSLDAILTAACDAYSFPTNLDKDLPLGTMSPQTLKELYQQALKEDWKYSMFKEEIKKHKKRRNS; encoded by the coding sequence ATGTTGCAACAACAAAAATGTTCACTTCAAGACTTTAAAAGAATTTGCAAACAAACACTTAAAAAAGAAGACTATCCTTTGTCCTGTCTTATAAAAAAGAATATTGTTATTTATGATGGAAATAAACTTAGAAAAAGCCTTTCAAAGAAAAAACGAGTGTTTTATGAAATCGAATTTTCAAAAGTATTTGAAGAAGGTTCAGGCATTGTTGTGATTCAAAACTTTTTTGACAATAAAAATATTATTGATAAAATGAATACCGTTTTTAATACTATTTTAAAAGAAGAAAAAAACAAAGAAGCAGCAGATCATTTTGCAAAAGGTGGGCAAAATGCTCGTATTTGGAATGCTTTTGAAAAAAGTGCCCTTAAAGATGCAAAGGTTTTTCTAGAATATTATAAAAACCCCTTATTGTCCCTTGTGGCAAAAGCATGGTTGGGATCAAATTATCAAGTCACCTCACAAGTAAATATCATTTACCCAAAGGGTAAAGCTCAAGCTCCTCATAGAGATTATCATTTAGGCTTCCAAGAAAATGCAGAAGTACTTTCTTATCCTTTGCATACACAAATCATGTCAAGGCTCTTAACCTTACAAGGGGGAGTAGCTCATGTAGATATACCTATAAAAAGCGGGCCTACTAAATTTTTGCCTTTTTCACAGCAATATAAACATGGTTATTTGGCTTGGAGAGAAGAAAAATTTAAAAGCTATTTTGAAAAGTCTTATGTTCAACTTTCTCTAAAAAAAGGGGATGCCGTCTTTTTTAATCCAGCAGTATTTCATGCAGGTGGAGAAAATAGAAGTAAGAATATTATTAGATCGGTGAACCTTTTACAGTTATCTTCTGCTTTTTCAAAAGCAATGGAAAGTGTTGATTTATATAAAATTAGCCTTAATATTTATAAAGACTTACGCAAAGTTTATAAAAAAGGCTTTTTTGATGAACATTCTTTAGATGCCATTTTAACAGCTGCTTGTGATGCATACTCTTTTCCAACTAATCTTGATAAAGACCTTCCTTTAGGAACTATGTCACCACAAACATTAAAAGAATTGTATCAACAGGCTTTAAAAGAAGACTGGAAGTATTCAATGTTTAAAGAAGAAATAAAAAAACATAAAAAAAGAAGAAACTCTTAG
- a CDS encoding TIM barrel protein has translation MKKSICLETIFTEVDFYDRFFLAKKYGFAYVEFWTHHDKDITKIKDLLKKYSLKLASFTGDYRYSLIDKKEQDVYINDIKEAIKVAKFLSCKNIVIHSNALGDGGVVINHYLELNEEERTLTMIETLKMLKNEVQNSGICLVLEALNIHEDHYGNALKHTKDAAHIIKEVSCDFIKVLYDMYHMQINEGNIISTLKQYQKEIAYIHIADAPGRAEPGTGEINFSNVSKTLRELYADIPIGFELFPKINSKIAINEIINL, from the coding sequence ATGAAAAAATCCATATGCTTAGAAACTATATTTACAGAAGTTGATTTTTATGATCGTTTTTTTCTTGCAAAAAAATATGGTTTTGCTTATGTTGAGTTTTGGACACATCATGACAAAGATATTACAAAGATTAAAGACTTGTTAAAAAAGTATTCTTTAAAACTGGCTAGTTTTACAGGAGATTATAGATACTCACTTATTGACAAAAAAGAACAAGATGTTTATATAAATGATATCAAAGAAGCAATTAAAGTAGCAAAATTTTTATCCTGTAAAAACATTGTGATTCACTCAAATGCTTTAGGAGATGGAGGAGTAGTTATCAATCATTATCTTGAACTAAACGAAGAAGAGCGAACCTTAACAATGATAGAAACATTAAAAATGTTAAAAAATGAGGTACAAAACTCTGGTATTTGTTTGGTTTTAGAAGCTTTAAATATTCATGAAGATCATTATGGAAATGCTTTAAAACATACCAAAGATGCAGCGCATATTATAAAAGAAGTATCTTGTGATTTTATAAAAGTTTTATACGATATGTATCATATGCAAATAAATGAAGGCAATATTATTTCTACTTTAAAACAGTATCAAAAAGAAATTGCTTACATTCATATAGCAGATGCCCCAGGAAGGGCAGAACCAGGTACAGGAGAAATTAACTTTTCTAATGTCTCAAAAACATTAAGAGAATTGTATGCAGATATACCCATTGGTTTTGAATTATTCCCAAAAATAAATTCGAAAATAGCAATAAATGAAATTATAAATTTATAG
- a CDS encoding Gfo/Idh/MocA family oxidoreductase, which translates to MKTIGIGLIGSGYMGKRHAVALHAVGAVFNTQLRPICEMICTTSLEGAKKSAEELGFSSYTNNIQELINNPKVDAIIIASPQNTHKEIALAAFELGKPILCEKPLGASLADARIMSQTAKTLNVVNLIGFNYIRTPLTQYAKKLIHEGELGDILYVRAEHSEDFFADPKHKTTWRIKGKENGTMGDLAPHLVNLMHYLLGPIEELCAQIDVKREKDKSKVEIQNNLNDDQAQFMCTFENGVKGHLSFSRVAAGRKMGLSYEITGTKGTLRFDQEDQNALYLYKMHEKDEGFKKILASPTHPDFGMFCEGAGHGTGYQDLLIIQARDFLEAIETGSTSWPTFQDGLKVSQVIDAVWLSHENKTWVQISK; encoded by the coding sequence ATGAAAACAATTGGCATTGGTTTAATTGGCAGTGGATATATGGGGAAAAGACATGCAGTTGCATTACATGCAGTAGGTGCTGTTTTTAATACCCAACTTCGCCCTATTTGTGAAATGATATGTACTACAAGCCTAGAAGGTGCTAAAAAAAGTGCAGAAGAACTTGGCTTTTCTTCGTATACAAATAATATACAAGAACTTATTAATAATCCAAAAGTAGATGCTATTATAATTGCAAGTCCTCAAAATACACATAAAGAGATTGCTTTAGCTGCTTTTGAATTGGGAAAACCCATTTTATGCGAAAAACCTTTAGGAGCTTCGCTTGCTGATGCTAGAATTATGAGTCAAACAGCAAAAACACTAAATGTTGTTAATTTAATTGGTTTTAATTATATAAGAACTCCTCTTACTCAATATGCCAAAAAACTCATACATGAAGGAGAATTAGGAGATATTTTATATGTAAGGGCAGAACATTCAGAAGATTTTTTTGCCGATCCTAAACATAAAACTACCTGGAGAATCAAAGGCAAAGAAAATGGCACGATGGGAGATTTAGCACCGCATTTAGTAAATCTCATGCATTATCTGCTTGGACCCATTGAAGAATTATGTGCCCAAATTGATGTAAAAAGAGAAAAAGACAAATCTAAAGTGGAAATACAAAATAATCTAAATGATGATCAAGCACAATTTATGTGCACCTTTGAAAATGGCGTAAAGGGGCACTTATCTTTCTCAAGAGTAGCAGCTGGAAGAAAAATGGGACTCTCTTATGAAATTACAGGAACAAAAGGAACGCTGCGTTTTGACCAAGAAGATCAAAATGCTTTATATTTATACAAAATGCATGAAAAAGATGAAGGTTTTAAAAAAATTCTAGCAAGTCCCACTCATCCAGATTTTGGAATGTTTTGTGAAGGAGCAGGTCATGGTACGGGTTATCAAGATTTATTAATTATTCAAGCCAGAGATTTTTTAGAAGCCATAGAAACAGGAAGTACATCTTGGCCAACGTTTCAAGATGGTTTAAAAGTAAGCCAAGTTATAGATGCCGTATGGCTCTCTCATGAAAATAAAACATGGGTACAAATAAGTAAATAA
- a CDS encoding CoA-acylating methylmalonate-semialdehyde dehydrogenase gives MSKIIKALISGELVESKTNNYVDMVSPLTNEVIGKVPCMLESEIDDAVQKAHKAYLLWRFTPVMTRTRVMLKYQALVKDNMEELATILCEESGKTFDDAKGDLVRGYEVIEFACSAPTLLMGETIENVANKVNTYSYKQAIGVCAGITPFNFPGMIPLWMFPLSIVAGNAFILKPSEMVPNTALRLAELLYEAGAPKDILQVVHGQKEQVDMLLDHDLVRSYSFVGSPAVGGYIYSRATANLKRAQALVGAKNHMVIMPDANKENVLNALVGASMGAAGQRCMAISVALFVGSAKEWIPELVERLSKVKPGAWNDKSADYGPIITRKAQNRVEDLIAQGVKEGANLVLDGRGATVEGYPNGNWIGPTVFRDVKVDMDIYKAEIFGPVISILEPQSLNEALDIINNNMFGNGTSIFTSSGAAATKFRREVLVGQVGINIPIPVPLPFFSFTGWRGSFYGDLHAYGKQAMTFYTETKTVTEKWFEDEEYEAVAFNFKENHSK, from the coding sequence ATGAGTAAAATAATAAAAGCTTTAATAAGCGGAGAGTTAGTAGAAAGTAAAACCAATAATTATGTAGATATGGTATCACCTTTAACCAATGAAGTTATAGGAAAAGTACCTTGTATGTTAGAAAGCGAAATAGATGATGCTGTCCAAAAAGCGCATAAAGCATATTTATTATGGAGATTTACTCCTGTTATGACACGAACAAGAGTAATGCTTAAATATCAAGCTTTAGTGAAAGACAATATGGAAGAATTAGCAACAATTCTTTGCGAAGAATCAGGAAAAACCTTTGATGATGCAAAAGGGGATTTAGTAAGAGGATATGAAGTGATTGAGTTTGCGTGTTCTGCTCCTACATTATTAATGGGAGAAACCATTGAAAATGTTGCAAATAAAGTAAATACCTATTCTTATAAACAAGCTATTGGAGTGTGTGCTGGAATTACACCTTTTAATTTTCCAGGAATGATTCCTTTATGGATGTTTCCCTTATCAATAGTAGCAGGAAATGCATTTATTTTAAAACCTTCAGAAATGGTTCCTAATACAGCATTAAGATTAGCAGAACTTTTATATGAAGCAGGAGCACCTAAAGATATTTTACAAGTTGTTCATGGACAAAAAGAACAGGTTGATATGTTATTAGATCATGATTTAGTACGTTCTTATTCTTTTGTAGGAAGTCCTGCTGTTGGAGGATATATTTATTCACGTGCTACGGCTAATTTAAAAAGAGCTCAGGCTTTAGTTGGAGCTAAAAATCATATGGTTATTATGCCAGATGCAAATAAAGAAAATGTATTAAATGCACTGGTAGGAGCATCAATGGGAGCAGCAGGTCAACGATGTATGGCTATTTCAGTTGCATTATTTGTAGGATCTGCTAAAGAGTGGATTCCTGAATTAGTAGAGCGCTTATCAAAAGTAAAACCCGGTGCTTGGAATGATAAAAGTGCTGATTACGGTCCTATTATTACGCGAAAAGCTCAAAACAGAGTAGAAGATTTAATTGCACAAGGTGTAAAAGAAGGTGCTAATCTGGTTTTAGATGGAAGAGGCGCAACAGTTGAAGGATACCCAAATGGAAATTGGATTGGACCTACTGTTTTTAGAGATGTAAAAGTAGATATGGATATATACAAAGCAGAGATATTTGGTCCTGTTATTTCTATTTTAGAGCCACAAAGCTTAAATGAAGCCTTAGATATTATCAATAACAATATGTTTGGAAATGGTACGTCTATTTTCACTTCAAGTGGAGCAGCTGCTACTAAATTTAGAAGAGAAGTATTAGTAGGACAAGTTGGTATTAATATTCCTATTCCTGTACCTTTACCATTCTTCTCATTTACAGGATGGAGAGGTTCGTTTTATGGAGACCTTCATGCGTATGGAAAACAAGCCATGACTTTTTATACAGAAACTAAAACAGTGACTGAAAAATGGTTTGAAGATGAAGAATATGAAGCAGTTGCTTTTAACTTTAAAGAAAATCACTCAAAATAA